A stretch of Podospora bellae-mahoneyi strain CBS 112042 chromosome 5, whole genome shotgun sequence DNA encodes these proteins:
- a CDS encoding hypothetical protein (EggNog:ENOG503NX1W; COG:K), with translation MFRQRTSSQKPGDDLLANFRQQFPEVAAVTSSAGAAQPASTTTAGHPAIAVSAQETSQTLSHEAFRDQDPTPRAAAANEPWRFTPSLLDPGSFSFANFTHQTGGYYTPTPGGTNTLYHPTAGDLHTPTLGLGMGLGTPLSLPTSDGAIHSGTTAMDVGGFHHGFGHPQQFHQFNPFMQHQPPQPSFAPSSIFRQDTGYETMDQDDSPMNSDPADEHMVSIDSKFHGQSPMVAFQTRQFGMSMSVPLPASAEKFRFHTALNAPTAMIKHADEIPVTYLNKGQAYSLSIVDTNPPMPMAPGTRFRTFVRISFEDEQQRQKPGVCWSLWKEGRGTNEAHQRGGKLQAVEYVEAGQPSEGDDKRARIELETASFDGFSVVWTPGINGAVECNIAVRFNFLSTDFSHSKGVKGIPVRLCAKTHILPSDPSQSPPPSSPEAEICYCKVKLFRDHGAERKLSNDVAHVRKTIDKLKQQIAQAESGMKDFGKRKRPSAAQSKSSSAVQRPGKVQKHKRTWSMSSASSAGGGGRPNLEEDLHFKLQTLQDMFTSTRPVSVLYLRGDDIDDPDLHPVSLPGEPIDLTRVDTDPAAWRSERSSMAGSSLVSPSPSSLSLHSQASVAGKPNWQDYQIGSDGSAQGGNQPTKVRKVDEAGHLTGWIEALGVDSSYRPPQERPPKPVACFYVARRNFSEPSGQELHRAVYLMQRTLSDFVGRLSVKYNFDVGRVIRTVHVLPRGIEVEMDDDVIREIPEGQDMTLEVIETGGSGVKREWEMAVDAPGESDMPSPSNNTAPQRGYELRLRY, from the exons ATGTTTCGACAAAG GACGAGTTCGCAGAAGCCTGGGGATGATCTGCTGGCCAATTTTAGACAACAGTTCCCTGAGGTTGCCGCTGTAACTTCATCAGCCGGtgcagcccagccagccagcaccaccaccgctggcCACCCCGCAATTGCTGTTTCGGCGCAAGAAAC ATCTCAAACTCTAAGCCATGAGGCTTTTCGCGACCAGGACCCGACTCCTCGGGCAGCAGCGGCCAACGAGCCGTGGAGATTCACGCCGTCCTTGCTAGACCCGGGCTCGTTTTCTTTTGCCAACTTTACCCACCAAACCGGCGGCTACTATACCCCTACCCCAGGAGGCACGAATACACTTTACCATCCTACCGCTGGCGACctccacacacccacccTCGGTCTGGGAATGGGGCTTGGGACACCGTTGTCCCTGCCGACCTCAGATGGAGCTATTCACTCCGGGACTACCGCAATGGACGTGGGTGGCTTTCACCATGGATTTGGCCATCCTCAGCAGTTTCATCAGTTCAACCCTTTCATGCAGCATCAGCCTCCGCAACCGTCGTTTGCCCCATCATCGATATTCCGCCAGGATACCGGGTACGAGACCATGGACCAAGATGACTCTCCCATGAATTCCGACCCTGCAGATGAGCATATGGTGTCTATCGACAGCAAATTCCACGGCCAGTCTCCCATGGTTGCCTTCCAGACAAGACAGTTTGGAATGTCCATGTCGGTTCCACTCCCGGCATCTGCGGAAAAGTTCCGCTTCCACACTGCTTTGAATGCCCCAACAGCCATGATCAAGCATGCCGACGAGATTCCCGTGACATATCTCAACAAGGGTCAGGCCTATTCGCTCTCGATTGTCGATACCAACCCACCGATGCCCATGGCGCCTGGTACTCGTTTCCGCACCTTTGTCAGAATCTCCTTTGAGGATGAGCAGCAGAGACAAAAGCCGGGCGTGTGCTGGAGCTTGTGGAAAGAGGGACGCGGAACGAACGAGGCCCAtcagagaggaggaaagctGCAAGCTGTCGAGTACGTTGAGGCTGGACAGCCTTCAGAAGGCGACGATAAACGGGCCCGTATCGAGCTGGAGACTGCTTCATTTGACGGCTTCTCCGTGGTTTGGACTCCGGGCATCAACGGCGCCGTCGAGTGCAACATTGCTGTCCGCTTCAACTTCCTTTCCACCGACTTTAGCCATTCCAAGGGCGTCAAGGGCATTCCTGTGAGGCTCTGTGCCAAGACACACATCCTCCCATCGGATCCTTCCCAGTCACCACCGCCTTCGTCCCCTGAGGCTGAGATCTGCTACTGCAAAGTCAAGCTGTTCCGTGACCACGGAGCGGAGCGCAAACTCTCCAATGATGTTGCGCACGTCAGGAAAACCATTGATAAGCTCAAGCAGCAGATCGCCCAGGCCGAGAGTGGGATGAAGGATTTTGGCAAGCGCAAGAGACCCAGCGCAGCGCAGTCCAAGAGCAGCTCGGCAGTCCAGAGACCCGGCAAGGTGCAGAAGCACAAGCGTACCTGGTCCATGTCCTCAGCCAGCTctgctggaggcggtggcaGACCGAATCTTGAGGAAGATTTGCACTTCAAGCTTCAGACTCTCCAGGACATGTTTACCAGCACCCGTCCCGTGAGTGTCCTGTATCTTCGGGGTGACGATATTGACGACCCTGATCTTCATCCGGTGTCGCTTCCCGGAGAGCCCATCGATCTCACCAGGGTGGACACGGACCCGGCCGCTTGGAGAAGCGAACGTAGCTCCATGGCCGGATCTTCGCTGGTCTCGCCATCACCGAGCTCACTTTCTCTTCATTCACAGGCCTCTGTAGCCGGTAAGCCGAACTGGCAAGACTATCAGATTGGTTCCGATGGTTCCGCACAGGGCGGCAACCAGCCCACCAAGGTCAGGAAGGTGGACGAAGCTGGTCACCTCACGGGGTGGATTGAGGCCTTGGGCGTTGACTCTTCTTACCGACCACCACAGGAGCGCCCTCCCAAACCTGTCGCGTGTTTCTATGTGGCGCGACGAAACTTCTCGGAGCCCTCTGGTCAGGAACTGCACCGTGCCGTCTACTTGATGCAAAGGACGCTCTCCGATTTTGTCGGAAGACTCTCTGTGAAGTACAACTTTGACGTTGGTAGGGTGATCCGAACAGTACACGTCTTGCCTCGTGGCATCGAAGTGGAGATGGACGACGACGTCATCCGCGAAATTCCCGAGGGCCAGGACATGACACTGGAGGTCATTGAGACGGGCGGCTCTGGTGTCAAGCGCGAATGGGAAATGGCGGTCGACGCCCCTGGGGAGTCTGACATGccttccccatccaacaacaCGGCGCCACAGAGGGGTTATGAGCTTCGATTGCGGTATTAA
- a CDS encoding hypothetical protein (EggNog:ENOG503NZH2) codes for MELISLSFLTFATLLLGVAIMAFFRRKDASALEPITKMLSSTAFIGSQTGGESVINYSYTDLPWTLMMWDVYYFFHYLWAIFYVVWPVTPTDSAELSELSFTYGNVLSLAVHLVLVVLQLAFVVALPFMIILPVWTAVGLIAGFMGVNKLLCVILNGRGGQVEYHSDPEYAEARKEHEGEVWIFINGVAAGMLYPAKLAVQVSYPVAGPDATKDVRVCYRIIKEKLYDPQNTKVVFILHSQGGIQGSLIIDWLLQELPQDILSKLEVYTFGNAANHFNNPHRHVRSQRAALRNPLAAKTDSTLEENDGTITNVTDDTAPNANAKANFTPEQQEEKIPSLTSLTSSTCSARPSQLSDRAIGHIEHYAHTTDFVALWGVLHFTTSTLDSPTMPRFIGRVFARSSPRGGHQFVQHYLDGMFPLQRDANGKLLRDSDGKLVGCVEEGDNEFMESEVIIGNDEGADIEGDLEGEQVQIHSVSPTILRKRATFRREGVVKMRVRELSRLWQYRDGGSPEERKERRNREVRKGVTI; via the exons ATGGAGTTGATCTCCCTTTCGTTTCTCACCTTTGCTACTCTTCTCCTGGGCGTCGCCATCATGGCCTTCTTCCGGCGCAAAGATGCGTCGGCTCTGgagcccatcaccaagatgcTATCATCGACGGCGTTTATCGGCTCGCAGACGGGAGGAGAGTCGGTCATCAATTATTCCTACACGGATCTCCCGTGgacgttgatgatgtgggaTGTTTATTATTTCTTTCATTATCTCTGGGCCATATTCTATGTTGTTTGGCCTGTGACGCCAACCGACTCGGCCGAGCTGTCTGAGCTGTCTTTTACTTATGGCAACGTGCTAAGTTTGGCGGTCCATTTGGTCCTGGTCGTTTTACAGCTGGCCTTCGTTGTTGCGTTGCCGTTTATGATCATCTTGCCAGTGTGGACGGCGGTAGGGTTGATTGCTGGCTTCATGGGGGTCAACAAACTGCTGTGTGTGATATTGAATGGCAGAGGAGGCCAGGTCGAGTATCACAGTGATCCAGAATATGCCGAGGCGAGAAAGGAGCATGAGGGAGAGGTGTGGATATTTATCAatggggttgctgctgg AATGCTGTATCCAGCGAAACTGGCAGTGCAAGTGTCATATCCCGTTGCCGGTCCGG ATGCCACTAAAGACGTCCGAGTCTGCTACCGCATCATCAAAGAAAAGCTCTACGATcctcaaaacaccaaagtcgtcttcatcctccaCTCTCAGGGTGGAATCCAGGGCAGCCTGATTATCGACTGGCTGCTTCAAGAACTTCCCCAAGACATTCTCTCCAAGCTGGAAGTCTACACTTTCGGTAACGCAGCCAACcacttcaacaacccccaccgtCACGTCCGGTCCCAGAGAGCCGCCCTGAGAAACCCCCTGGCTGCCAAGACAGATTCCACTCTGGAGGAGAATGATGGGACAATCACCAACGTCACCGACGACACAGCCCCAAATGCCAATGCCAAAGCCAATTTCACTCCCGAACAGCAAGAGGAAAAGATCCCCTCTTTGACCTCCCTTACCTCCTCAACATGCTCCGCCCGCCCATCCCAGCTCTCGGACCGCGCCATCGGCCACATCGAGCATTACGCCCACACAACCGACTTTGTCGCCTTATGGGGCGTCCTCcacttcaccacctccacactCGACTCACCCACCATGCCCAGATTCATAGGAAGAGTCTTCGCCCGGTCTAGCCCCCGCGGCGGTCACCAGTTTGTGCAGCACTATCTCGATGGGATGTTCCCCCTCCAGCGGGACGCCAACGGGAAGCTCCTACGCGACAGCGACGGGAAATTGGTTGGGTGTGTAGAAGAAGGGGATAATGAGTTCATGGAGAGTGAGGTCATCATTGGGAATGACGAGGGGGCTGATATTGAGGGGGATCTGGAGGGGGAACAGGTGCAGATTCATAGTGTCAGTCCTACGAtcttgaggaagagggcaaCGTTtaggcgggagggggtggtgaagatgagggtCAGGGAGTTGAGTCGATTGTGGCAGTATAGAGATGGTGGGAGTCCGGAGGAGCGtaaggagaggaggaataGGGAGGTGAGGAAAGGGGTTACGATCTGA